In Micrococcus luteus NCTC 2665, a single window of DNA contains:
- the glgA gene encoding glycogen synthase, producing the protein MRIDIVSKEFPPSIYGGAGVHVAELTRVLASRADVRVHAFGEPRDPDYHGARVLTYPNPPGFDAANGAVQTLATDLTILGDLEGADVIHSHTWYANLAGHLGKLLHEAPHVLSAHSLEPLRPWKAEQLGGGYALSSWAERTAYLGADAVIAVSDGMRRDILACYPDVDPAKVHTVHNGIDTQVWTPQTGTAALEKYGIDPDKPFVAFVGRITRQKGVPHLLRAALRLPEDVQLVLCVGAPDTAELAHEVNGLIAELRRTRQGVVVIEGMIPRHEVMEILTAATVFACPSVYEPLGIVNLEAMACGTAVVASAVGGIPEVVQDGETGLLVPFEQVDDGTGAPVDEEGFAADFAAALTRVVEDPERARAMGEAGRTRAIEHFSWETIAERTIEVYEAVLR; encoded by the coding sequence GTGCGCATCGACATCGTGAGCAAAGAGTTCCCCCCGTCCATCTACGGCGGTGCCGGCGTCCACGTCGCCGAGCTGACCCGCGTCCTCGCCTCCCGCGCCGACGTCCGCGTCCACGCCTTCGGCGAGCCGCGCGACCCGGACTACCACGGGGCCCGCGTCCTGACGTACCCGAACCCGCCCGGGTTCGACGCTGCCAACGGGGCCGTGCAGACCCTGGCCACCGACCTCACGATCCTCGGCGACCTCGAGGGCGCCGACGTCATCCACTCCCACACCTGGTATGCCAACCTGGCCGGCCATCTCGGCAAGCTCCTGCACGAGGCCCCCCACGTCCTCTCCGCGCACTCCCTCGAGCCGCTGCGCCCTTGGAAGGCGGAGCAGCTCGGCGGCGGTTACGCTCTGTCCAGCTGGGCCGAGCGCACGGCCTACCTCGGGGCGGACGCGGTCATCGCGGTCTCGGACGGCATGCGTCGTGACATCCTGGCCTGCTACCCGGACGTGGACCCGGCGAAGGTGCACACGGTCCACAACGGCATCGACACGCAGGTCTGGACTCCGCAGACCGGCACCGCCGCACTGGAGAAGTACGGAATCGACCCGGACAAGCCCTTCGTCGCGTTCGTCGGCCGCATCACGCGCCAGAAGGGCGTGCCCCACCTGCTCCGTGCGGCCCTGCGGCTGCCGGAGGACGTCCAGCTCGTGCTGTGCGTCGGCGCCCCGGACACCGCGGAGCTGGCGCACGAGGTCAACGGGCTGATCGCCGAGCTGCGACGCACCCGCCAGGGCGTCGTCGTGATCGAGGGGATGATCCCGCGCCACGAGGTGATGGAGATCCTCACGGCCGCCACCGTGTTCGCCTGCCCCTCGGTCTACGAGCCGCTGGGCATCGTCAACCTCGAGGCGATGGCGTGCGGCACCGCCGTCGTCGCCTCCGCCGTGGGCGGCATCCCGGAGGTCGTGCAGGACGGCGAGACCGGCCTGCTCGTCCCCTTCGAGCAGGTCGACGACGGCACGGGGGCGCCCGTGGACGAGGAGGGGTTCGCCGCCGACTTCGCGGCCGCGCTCACCCGCGTCGTGGAGGACCCGGAGCGCGCTCGCGCGATGGGTGAGGCCGGCCGGACCCGCGCGATCGAGCACTTCTCGTGGGAGACCATCGCGGAGCGCACGATCGAGGTCTACGAGGCCGTGCTGCGCTGA
- the glgC gene encoding glucose-1-phosphate adenylyltransferase → MVQKKVLSVVLAGGEGKRLMPLTADRAKPAVPFGGTYRLIDFALSNLVNSRYREIVVLTQYKSHSLDRHISETWRMSTLLNNYVASVPAQQRRGKDWFTGSANAIYQSMNLIHDARPDIVVVIGADHVYHMDFQQMVDQHIASGAKATVAAVRQPLELASSFGVIETDPQDRTRISAFVEKPETTPGLPDDPTQFLASMGNYVFDTDALVAALNQDEENPESHNDMGGDIIPLFVERGEAGVYDFTANEVPGGTAGKHYWRDVGTLDSYYDAHMDLVQPWPEFNLYNREWPLYTRQSVSPPAKLVRSSTRRPGSANDSILSQGVVISGGTVAQSVLSTDVRVHNEAWVEQSVLLDSVVIGEGAHVRNAILDKNVVVPPGARIGFDRAEDEANGYTVTESGLTVLSKGQPVPKPH, encoded by the coding sequence ATGGTGCAGAAGAAGGTCCTCTCGGTCGTGCTGGCGGGCGGTGAGGGCAAGCGCCTGATGCCGCTGACGGCCGACCGTGCCAAGCCGGCCGTCCCGTTCGGCGGCACGTACCGCCTCATCGACTTCGCGCTGTCCAACCTGGTCAACAGCCGGTACCGCGAGATCGTCGTGCTGACGCAGTACAAGTCGCACTCGCTGGACCGCCACATCTCCGAGACGTGGCGGATGTCCACGCTGCTGAACAACTACGTGGCCTCCGTGCCGGCGCAGCAGCGCCGGGGCAAGGACTGGTTCACGGGCAGCGCGAACGCCATCTACCAGTCCATGAACCTGATCCACGACGCACGGCCGGACATCGTCGTCGTCATCGGCGCGGACCACGTCTACCACATGGACTTCCAGCAGATGGTGGACCAGCACATTGCCTCGGGCGCCAAGGCGACCGTGGCCGCGGTGCGCCAGCCGCTCGAGCTGGCCTCCTCGTTCGGGGTGATCGAGACGGACCCGCAGGACAGGACGCGGATCTCGGCGTTCGTGGAGAAGCCGGAGACGACCCCCGGCCTGCCGGACGATCCCACGCAGTTCCTGGCCTCCATGGGCAACTACGTGTTCGACACGGACGCCCTCGTGGCGGCGCTGAACCAGGACGAGGAGAACCCCGAGTCGCACAACGACATGGGCGGGGACATCATCCCGCTGTTCGTGGAGCGCGGCGAGGCCGGGGTGTATGACTTCACCGCCAACGAGGTGCCCGGCGGCACGGCCGGCAAGCACTACTGGCGGGACGTCGGCACCCTGGACTCCTACTACGACGCGCACATGGACCTGGTGCAGCCGTGGCCGGAGTTCAACCTGTACAACCGCGAGTGGCCGCTCTACACCCGCCAGTCCGTCTCCCCGCCCGCCAAGCTCGTGCGCTCATCCACCCGCCGCCCCGGCTCGGCGAACGACTCGATCCTCTCCCAGGGCGTGGTCATCTCCGGGGGCACCGTGGCCCAGTCCGTGCTCTCCACGGACGTGCGCGTGCACAACGAGGCGTGGGTGGAGCAGTCGGTGCTGCTGGACTCCGTGGTGATCGGAGAGGGGGCCCACGTGCGCAACGCGATCCTGGACAAGAACGTGGTCGTGCCCCCGGGCGCGCGCATCGGCTTCGACCGGGCGGAGGACGAGGCGAACGGCTACACCGTGACAGAATCCGGCCTGACGGTGCTCTCCAAGGGCCAGCCCGTCCCGAAGCCGCACTGA
- a CDS encoding TetR/AcrR family transcriptional regulator, with product MNPVTSTARDGRSVRWDRHRAERRLELVRAARSAVHALGAHASMEEIASHAGTSKTVYYRYFGDREGLRLAVSERVTAHMERRLLEVADEPVSEPEALRRMVEVYLTVAATSPEVYAFAVAPSPATAEAPVLGPFLERVYAVLESGLARGMAARGHAPAPADPLALWPRAAVGLVRAAAETWLRTPAAGRIPVETMARAIADWLLTGLIGAAPGASLEPAAADADRARPHSRTGASS from the coding sequence GTGAACCCCGTCACGTCCACCGCCCGGGACGGTCGCAGCGTCCGCTGGGACCGGCACCGCGCCGAGCGCCGTCTGGAACTGGTCCGGGCCGCCCGGTCAGCCGTGCACGCCCTGGGCGCACACGCCTCGATGGAGGAGATCGCGTCCCACGCGGGCACCTCCAAGACCGTCTACTACCGCTACTTCGGCGACCGCGAGGGCCTGCGCCTGGCGGTGTCCGAGCGGGTCACCGCCCACATGGAGCGCCGCCTGCTCGAGGTCGCGGACGAACCGGTCTCCGAACCCGAGGCGCTGCGTCGCATGGTCGAGGTGTACCTCACGGTCGCGGCGACGTCGCCCGAGGTGTACGCGTTCGCCGTCGCCCCGTCCCCCGCCACGGCCGAGGCCCCTGTGCTGGGTCCGTTCCTCGAGCGCGTCTACGCCGTGCTCGAGTCGGGCCTGGCGCGCGGGATGGCCGCGCGGGGCCACGCCCCGGCCCCGGCGGACCCGCTCGCCCTGTGGCCGCGCGCCGCCGTCGGCCTCGTCCGGGCCGCCGCCGAGACCTGGCTGCGGACCCCGGCCGCCGGTCGCATCCCGGTCGAGACGATGGCCCGCGCCATCGCCGACTGGCTGCTCACCGGCCTCATCGGCGCCGCGCCCGGCGCCTCCCTCGAACCCGCGGCGGCGGACGCCGACCGCGCCCGCCCCCACTCACGAACAGGAGCATCGTCATGA
- a CDS encoding 3-oxoacyl-ACP reductase codes for MTDRYGTFVASPLGRRLTGALGLPQPVELRRHTPGDPVLPGSVLVLGATPAAQDARTLLASWGLEVADAPREGARHAAIVACFDGVATPADLGAVALEIGGALRSLGSSSRVVTVFEDPEAATDPAMRAARQGVTGLTRSIAHEMRRGGTANGLVLAEGVPLTAPGAAGALAFLLSGRAAYVSGQFVPVATADGAVPADAARPLAGKVAVVTGAARGIGAAIVRTLARDGAVVVGVDVPAAGEALVEVVNEVGGTALALDITAPDAGARILEHCRTRHGRMDVVVHNAGITRDRMLANMDAARWDSVLAVNTMAQLAMNEAFLAEDAKDVAGQGLRIVGLASISGIAGNRGQTNYAASKAGVIGLTAASAPVLAARGGTINAVAPGFIETEMTAKIPLATREVGRRLNALQQGGLPQDVAETVAWLASDAAGGTNGATLRVCGQSKLGA; via the coding sequence ATGACCGACCGTTACGGCACCTTCGTCGCCTCGCCCCTGGGCCGCCGCCTCACCGGCGCCCTGGGCCTGCCTCAGCCCGTCGAGCTGCGCCGGCACACCCCCGGCGACCCCGTGCTGCCCGGCTCCGTGCTCGTCCTGGGCGCGACCCCCGCAGCCCAGGACGCCCGCACCCTCCTGGCCTCGTGGGGCCTCGAGGTCGCCGACGCCCCCCGGGAGGGCGCCCGCCACGCGGCGATCGTCGCGTGCTTCGACGGGGTCGCCACGCCCGCAGATCTCGGCGCGGTGGCACTGGAGATCGGCGGCGCGCTGCGCTCGCTGGGCTCCTCCTCGCGCGTGGTGACAGTGTTCGAGGACCCCGAGGCCGCGACGGACCCGGCCATGCGGGCCGCCCGCCAGGGCGTGACGGGCCTGACCCGCTCCATCGCGCACGAGATGCGCCGCGGCGGCACGGCCAACGGCCTGGTCCTGGCCGAGGGCGTGCCGCTCACCGCCCCCGGTGCGGCCGGCGCTCTGGCGTTCCTGCTCTCCGGTCGCGCGGCGTACGTCTCCGGCCAGTTCGTGCCCGTTGCCACCGCCGACGGCGCGGTCCCCGCCGACGCGGCGCGCCCGCTGGCCGGCAAGGTCGCCGTGGTCACGGGCGCCGCCCGCGGCATCGGCGCCGCCATCGTGCGGACGCTCGCCCGCGACGGGGCCGTCGTCGTCGGCGTGGACGTCCCGGCCGCGGGCGAGGCGCTGGTCGAGGTCGTGAACGAGGTGGGCGGCACCGCGCTCGCCCTGGACATCACGGCGCCGGACGCGGGCGCGCGCATCCTCGAGCACTGCCGCACCCGGCACGGCCGGATGGACGTGGTGGTGCACAACGCCGGGATCACCCGGGACCGGATGCTGGCCAACATGGACGCCGCGCGCTGGGACTCCGTCCTCGCCGTGAACACCATGGCCCAGCTGGCCATGAACGAGGCGTTCCTCGCTGAGGACGCCAAGGACGTGGCGGGTCAGGGGCTGCGCATCGTGGGCCTGGCCTCCATCTCCGGCATCGCGGGCAACCGCGGCCAGACGAACTACGCGGCCTCGAAGGCCGGGGTCATCGGCCTGACCGCGGCGTCCGCCCCGGTCCTCGCGGCCCGCGGGGGCACGATCAACGCGGTGGCCCCGGGCTTCATCGAGACCGAGATGACCGCGAAGATCCCGCTCGCCACGCGCGAGGTGGGCCGGCGGCTCAACGCGCTCCAGCAGGGCGGCCTGCCGCAGGACGTGGCCGAGACGGTGGCCTGGCTCGCCTCGGACGCCGCGGGCGGCACCAACGGGGCCACGCTGCGGGTCTGCGGCCAGTCGAAGCTGGGGGCGTGA
- a CDS encoding acyl-CoA dehydrogenase family protein has translation MTVHEKLAPQSPTHSTEVPTDVAEIAPERPTPGSLDAAALEEALLGRWAAERRESRELAKDPALWRDPLLGMDEHRARVLRQLGVLVERNAVHRAFPREFGGEDNHGGNISAFGDLVLADPSLQIKAGVQWGLFSSAILHLGTAEHHRRWLPGAMDLSVPGAFAMTEIGHGSDVASIATTATYDEATQEFVIHTPFKGAWKDYLGNAALHGRAATVFAQLITQGVNHGVHCFYVPIRDEKGAFLPGVGGEDDGLKGGLNGIDNGRLHFTQVRIPRTNLLNRYGDVAEDGTYSSPIASPGRRFFTMLGTLVQGRVSLSLAATTASFLGLHGALAYAEQRRQFNASDPQREEVLLDYQNHQRRLIDRLARAYADAFASNELVVKFDDVFSGRSDTDVDRQELETLAAAVKPLTTWHALDTLQEAREACGGAGFLAENRVTQMRADLDVYVTFEGDNTVLLQLVGKRLLTDYSKEFGRLNVGAVSRYVVHQASDAIHRAGLHKAVQSVADGGSERRSANWFKDPAVQHELLTERVRAKTADVAGTLSGARGKGQAAQAEAFNTRQHELIEAARNHGELLQWEAFTRALEGITDETTKTVLTWLRDLFALRLIEDDLGWFVAHGRVSSQRARALRGYVNRLAERLRPFALELVEAFGLEPEHLRMAVATDAETQRQEEAHAWFTARRAAGEEPEDEKAVRAREKAARGRRG, from the coding sequence ATGACCGTCCACGAGAAGCTCGCCCCCCAGTCCCCGACGCACAGCACCGAGGTCCCCACCGACGTCGCCGAGATCGCGCCCGAGCGGCCGACGCCCGGCTCCCTCGACGCCGCGGCCCTCGAGGAGGCCCTCCTCGGCCGCTGGGCCGCGGAGCGCCGCGAATCCCGCGAACTCGCCAAGGACCCCGCCCTGTGGCGCGACCCGCTGCTCGGCATGGACGAGCACCGAGCCCGCGTCCTGCGGCAGCTGGGCGTCCTCGTGGAGCGCAACGCGGTCCACCGCGCCTTCCCGCGCGAGTTCGGCGGCGAGGACAACCACGGCGGCAACATCTCCGCCTTCGGCGACCTCGTGCTCGCCGACCCCTCCCTGCAGATCAAGGCCGGTGTGCAGTGGGGCCTGTTCAGCTCGGCGATCCTGCACCTGGGCACCGCCGAGCACCACCGCCGGTGGCTGCCGGGCGCGATGGACCTGAGCGTCCCGGGCGCCTTCGCCATGACCGAGATCGGGCACGGCTCGGACGTCGCCTCGATCGCCACGACCGCCACCTATGACGAGGCGACCCAGGAGTTCGTCATCCACACCCCGTTCAAGGGCGCCTGGAAGGACTACCTCGGCAACGCCGCGCTGCACGGCAGGGCGGCCACGGTCTTCGCGCAGCTGATCACCCAGGGCGTCAACCACGGCGTGCACTGCTTCTACGTCCCCATCCGGGACGAGAAGGGCGCCTTCCTGCCCGGCGTGGGCGGCGAGGACGACGGCCTCAAGGGCGGACTGAACGGCATCGACAACGGCCGCCTGCACTTCACCCAGGTCCGCATCCCGCGCACCAACCTCCTCAACCGCTACGGCGACGTGGCGGAGGACGGGACCTACTCCTCGCCCATCGCCTCCCCCGGGCGTCGCTTCTTCACGATGCTCGGCACCCTCGTCCAGGGCCGCGTCTCCCTGTCCCTCGCCGCCACCACGGCCTCCTTCCTCGGCCTGCACGGTGCGCTGGCCTACGCGGAGCAGCGCCGCCAGTTCAACGCCTCCGACCCGCAGCGGGAGGAGGTGCTGCTGGACTACCAGAACCACCAGCGCCGCCTCATCGACCGCCTGGCCCGCGCCTACGCGGACGCCTTCGCCTCCAACGAGCTCGTCGTGAAGTTCGACGACGTCTTCTCCGGCCGCTCCGACACGGACGTGGACCGGCAGGAGCTCGAGACGCTCGCCGCGGCCGTGAAGCCGCTGACCACGTGGCATGCCCTGGACACCCTGCAGGAGGCCCGCGAGGCGTGCGGCGGCGCCGGGTTCCTCGCCGAGAACCGGGTGACCCAGATGCGCGCCGACCTGGACGTGTACGTCACGTTCGAGGGCGACAACACGGTGCTCCTGCAGCTGGTGGGCAAGCGTCTGCTGACCGACTACTCGAAGGAGTTCGGACGTCTCAATGTGGGCGCCGTCTCCCGCTACGTGGTCCATCAGGCCTCGGACGCCATCCACCGTGCGGGCCTGCACAAGGCCGTCCAGTCTGTGGCCGACGGCGGCTCCGAGCGCCGCTCCGCGAACTGGTTCAAGGACCCCGCCGTGCAGCATGAGCTGCTCACCGAGCGCGTCCGCGCCAAGACCGCCGACGTCGCCGGAACCCTCTCGGGGGCCCGGGGCAAGGGCCAGGCGGCTCAGGCGGAGGCGTTCAACACGCGCCAGCACGAGCTCATCGAGGCCGCCCGCAACCACGGCGAGCTGCTGCAGTGGGAGGCCTTCACCCGCGCCCTGGAGGGCATCACGGATGAGACCACGAAGACTGTCCTGACGTGGCTGCGCGACCTCTTCGCGCTGCGCCTCATCGAGGACGACCTCGGCTGGTTCGTGGCCCACGGCCGCGTCTCGAGCCAGCGCGCCCGGGCCCTGCGCGGCTATGTCAACCGGCTCGCCGAGCGGCTGCGCCCCTTCGCCCTCGAGCTCGTCGAGGCGTTCGGCCTCGAGCCCGAGCACCTGCGCATGGCGGTGGCCACGGACGCCGAGACCCAGCGCCAGGAGGAGGCCCACGCCTGGTTCACGGCCCGCCGGGCCGCCGGCGAGGAGCCGGAGGACGAGAAGGCCGTGCGCGCCCGCGAGAAGGCGGCGCGAGGCCGCCGCGGCTGA
- a CDS encoding acetyl-CoA C-acetyltransferase — protein sequence MTHHETPASETASRPAVAGGALRPAVILGGNRIPFARANTAYAEVGNQEMLKATLDGLVARFGLQGERLGQVTAGAVLKHPRNFNLTREAVLGSALSAATPAADVQVACATGMEALGTLANKIRLGQLDSAIGGGVDSISDAPVSLSDGARRVLLQLNTAKTTKDRLRALAQLRPGQLVPEPAGAGEPRTGMSMGEHQALTTHKWGITRQAQDELAAASHRNLGAAYAAGYMDDLVTPFHGLARDNNLRPDSTPEKLAGLKPAFGRQLGDEATMTAANSTPLTDGASTVLLSSEEWAAERGLPVLAEFVDMENAAVDFVDGHEGLLMAPAYAVPRLLARHGLTLDDLDFVEIHEAFAGTVLSTLAAWEDEEYCRERLGLPGALGSVDRARLNVHGSSLAAGHPFAATGGRIVALLAKMLHEKGEGSLGLISVCAAGGQGIVALLRGR from the coding sequence ATGACCCACCACGAGACCCCCGCGTCCGAGACCGCCTCCCGCCCCGCCGTCGCCGGTGGAGCGCTGCGCCCCGCCGTCATCCTGGGCGGCAACCGCATCCCCTTCGCCCGCGCCAACACCGCCTATGCCGAGGTCGGGAACCAGGAGATGCTCAAGGCCACGCTCGACGGCCTCGTCGCGCGGTTCGGGCTCCAGGGCGAGCGCCTCGGTCAGGTCACCGCCGGCGCCGTCCTCAAGCACCCGCGCAACTTCAACCTCACCCGCGAGGCCGTCCTGGGCTCCGCGCTCTCCGCCGCGACCCCGGCCGCCGACGTCCAGGTGGCCTGCGCCACCGGCATGGAGGCCCTGGGCACCCTGGCCAACAAGATCCGGCTCGGCCAGCTCGACTCCGCCATCGGCGGCGGCGTGGACTCGATCTCGGACGCACCCGTCTCGCTCTCCGACGGCGCGCGCCGCGTGCTGCTGCAGCTCAACACCGCCAAGACCACGAAGGACCGCCTGCGCGCCCTCGCCCAGCTGCGCCCCGGGCAGCTCGTGCCCGAGCCGGCCGGCGCAGGCGAGCCGCGCACCGGCATGTCCATGGGCGAGCACCAGGCCCTGACCACCCACAAGTGGGGCATCACCCGTCAGGCCCAGGACGAGCTCGCCGCGGCCTCCCACCGGAACCTCGGCGCCGCGTACGCCGCCGGGTACATGGACGATCTGGTGACCCCGTTCCACGGCCTGGCCCGCGACAACAACCTCCGCCCCGACTCCACGCCGGAGAAGCTGGCCGGCCTGAAGCCCGCGTTCGGTCGCCAGCTGGGGGACGAGGCGACCATGACGGCCGCCAACTCCACCCCGCTCACCGACGGCGCCTCCACGGTGCTGCTCTCCTCCGAGGAGTGGGCCGCCGAGCGCGGGCTGCCCGTGCTCGCCGAGTTCGTGGACATGGAGAACGCCGCCGTGGACTTCGTCGACGGACACGAGGGCCTGCTCATGGCCCCCGCCTACGCCGTCCCGCGCCTGCTGGCCCGGCACGGGCTCACCCTCGACGACCTCGACTTCGTGGAGATCCACGAGGCGTTCGCCGGCACCGTCCTGTCCACCCTCGCCGCCTGGGAGGACGAGGAGTACTGCCGCGAGCGCCTCGGGCTGCCGGGTGCGCTGGGCTCGGTGGACCGCGCCCGGCTCAACGTGCACGGCTCCTCGTTGGCGGCCGGCCACCCCTTCGCCGCCACCGGCGGCCGCATCGTCGCCCTGCTGGCCAAGATGCTGCATGAGAAGGGGGAGGGCTCCCTCGGCCTCATCTCCGTCTGTGCCGCCGGGGGCCAGGGCATCGTCGCCCTGCTCCGCGGCCGCTGA
- the pepN gene encoding aminopeptidase N produces the protein MTDTTPDLDATNVTRAEAADRSRLLTVQDYVVDVDLSDARDAATDTYPVRTVIRFACAEPGAQTHLDWIHGGVESVTLNGTALDVTEVVGEARVLLPELAAQNVVELVGRSVYSRSGEGLHRFTDPADGEVYLYTQYEPADARRVFPDFEQPDLKAAFTFSLTGPEDWVLASNRPEVSRTPAGDGVVRVEFAPTLPQSTYITTLLAGPYAQWEDAWEGHPASGAQAVPLRLFTRRTMADAFDSEAVFDVTKRGLTFFHDLFGVAYPWGKYDQAFVPEYNLGAMENPGLVTFTEDFVFTSRATAVQYEGRANVILHEMAHMWFGDLVTMHWWDDLWLKESFADYMGALGVDEATDFRTAWVTFASRRKAWAYVQDQMPTTHPIVADIVDLEAARQNFDGITYAKGASVLKQLAAYVGRDAFLDAAHRYFAAHAWGNASLADFMAALEAASGRDMRAWADAWLHTSGVPRLRVDVDGDTPALRQEGTDPVTGGPILRPHVLKVGVFTPGQDGMLRRTAQVTADVPGGAEGAAVPLPDLEVPGGVRLVLPNDEDLTYAALALDADSLRAALTHPIADPLAEATVWAALWSMTRDGELPVARFLDAVATLSARIATVGVHAQVLAQAAAAVGQYARAEDRDALRARLGEVLAEQTRTLEAGSDRQRTAARTWAMLARADVGMAAALEAALLGEDAATSAPGLAVDAELRWLVLQSLAATGLADQDRLDAELEAGRTAQTVTWHRLAAAARPEAEVKAAAWEAVMSGRTATGTELSNDLLSATAAGFAAGDVELLAPYESGFWPRLTSVWASRSNGLASRAIGGLFPGRQDAVAGGADAQASHPTLAAAQRWLDEHPDAPGALRRLVVEHTDALRRSLRVQAVQPAG, from the coding sequence TTGACCGACACCACCCCCGACCTCGACGCCACCAACGTCACCCGCGCTGAGGCCGCGGACCGCTCCCGCCTGCTCACGGTGCAGGACTACGTCGTGGACGTGGACCTCTCCGACGCCCGGGACGCCGCGACCGACACCTATCCGGTCCGCACCGTGATCCGCTTCGCGTGCGCCGAGCCGGGCGCGCAGACCCACCTGGACTGGATCCACGGCGGTGTGGAGTCGGTGACCCTCAACGGCACGGCGCTGGACGTAACCGAGGTCGTGGGCGAGGCCCGGGTGCTGCTGCCCGAGCTGGCGGCGCAGAACGTGGTCGAGCTGGTCGGCCGGTCCGTGTACTCCCGGTCGGGCGAGGGCCTGCACCGCTTCACGGACCCCGCCGACGGCGAGGTCTACCTCTACACCCAGTACGAGCCCGCCGACGCGCGCCGCGTGTTCCCGGACTTCGAGCAGCCGGACCTCAAGGCCGCCTTCACCTTCTCCCTCACCGGACCCGAGGACTGGGTGCTGGCCTCGAACCGGCCGGAGGTGTCCCGGACGCCGGCCGGGGACGGCGTCGTCCGGGTGGAGTTCGCCCCGACGCTGCCCCAGTCCACCTACATCACGACGCTGCTCGCCGGCCCCTATGCGCAGTGGGAGGACGCCTGGGAGGGTCACCCGGCCAGCGGTGCGCAGGCCGTGCCGCTGCGGCTGTTCACCCGGCGCACGATGGCCGACGCGTTCGACTCCGAGGCCGTGTTCGACGTGACGAAGCGGGGGCTGACGTTCTTCCACGACCTCTTCGGGGTCGCGTATCCGTGGGGCAAGTACGACCAGGCGTTCGTGCCCGAGTACAACCTCGGCGCCATGGAGAACCCGGGCCTCGTGACCTTCACCGAGGACTTCGTGTTCACCTCGCGGGCCACCGCGGTCCAGTACGAGGGCCGGGCCAACGTGATCCTGCACGAGATGGCGCACATGTGGTTCGGCGACCTCGTGACGATGCACTGGTGGGACGACCTGTGGCTCAAGGAGTCGTTCGCGGACTACATGGGCGCCCTCGGCGTGGACGAGGCCACCGACTTCCGGACCGCGTGGGTGACCTTCGCGTCCCGCCGCAAGGCCTGGGCGTACGTGCAGGACCAGATGCCGACGACGCACCCCATCGTCGCGGACATCGTCGACCTCGAGGCCGCCCGTCAGAACTTCGACGGCATCACCTACGCCAAGGGCGCCTCCGTGCTCAAGCAGCTGGCCGCCTACGTGGGCCGTGACGCGTTCCTCGACGCCGCGCACCGCTACTTCGCCGCCCACGCGTGGGGCAACGCCTCCCTCGCCGACTTCATGGCCGCGCTCGAGGCCGCCTCGGGGCGGGACATGCGCGCATGGGCGGACGCGTGGCTGCACACCTCCGGCGTGCCCCGGCTGCGGGTCGACGTCGACGGCGACACCCCCGCTCTGCGCCAGGAGGGCACGGACCCGGTCACGGGCGGGCCGATCCTCCGCCCGCACGTGCTGAAGGTCGGCGTCTTCACGCCCGGACAGGACGGCATGCTCCGCCGCACCGCCCAGGTCACCGCCGACGTGCCGGGCGGGGCGGAGGGCGCGGCCGTGCCCCTGCCGGACCTCGAGGTCCCCGGGGGCGTCCGCCTTGTGCTGCCCAACGACGAGGACCTCACCTACGCCGCCCTCGCGCTCGACGCGGACTCGCTGCGCGCGGCACTGACGCACCCCATCGCGGACCCGCTCGCCGAGGCCACCGTGTGGGCCGCCCTGTGGTCGATGACCCGCGACGGCGAGCTGCCGGTCGCCCGGTTCCTCGACGCGGTGGCGACGCTGTCCGCGCGGATCGCGACCGTGGGCGTGCACGCGCAGGTGCTGGCGCAGGCCGCCGCGGCCGTGGGCCAGTACGCCCGCGCCGAGGACCGGGACGCGCTGCGGGCCCGGCTGGGCGAGGTCCTGGCCGAGCAGACCCGGACGCTCGAGGCCGGCTCCGACCGCCAGCGCACCGCGGCCCGCACGTGGGCGATGCTGGCGCGGGCCGACGTCGGGATGGCCGCGGCCCTCGAGGCCGCCCTGCTCGGCGAGGACGCGGCGACGTCGGCGCCGGGCCTGGCGGTCGACGCGGAGCTGCGCTGGCTCGTGCTCCAGTCCCTCGCCGCGACCGGCCTGGCCGATCAGGACCGCCTGGACGCGGAGCTCGAGGCCGGCCGCACCGCCCAGACGGTCACGTGGCACCGCCTCGCCGCGGCCGCCCGCCCCGAGGCCGAGGTCAAGGCCGCGGCGTGGGAGGCGGTCATGTCCGGCCGCACGGCCACCGGCACGGAGCTGTCCAACGACCTGCTCTCGGCCACGGCGGCCGGCTTCGCGGCGGGCGACGTCGAGCTCCTCGCCCCCTACGAGTCCGGCTTCTGGCCGCGCCTGACCTCGGTGTGGGCCTCGCGGTCCAACGGGCTGGCCTCGCGCGCGATCGGCGGGCTGTTCCCGGGCCGCCAGGACGCGGTGGCCGGCGGCGCCGACGCGCAGGCGTCGCACCCGACGCTGGCCGCGGCCCAGCGCTGGCTGGACGAGCACCCCGACGCCCCGGGGGCCCTGCGGCGCCTGGTCGTGGAGCACACGGACGCCCTGCGGCGGTCCCTGCGCGTGCAGGCGGTGCAGCCGGCGGGCTGA